A single Cryomorphaceae bacterium DNA region contains:
- a CDS encoding ribose-phosphate pyrophosphokinase → MASKVKIFSGNASKVLGERIADEYGVELGNIVTSEFSDGEFQPSFEETVRGDKVFLVNSTNPPTENLMELLLMIDAAKRASAKQIIAVMPYFGWARQDRKDKPRVPIGAKMVANLLTAAGATRIVTMDLHADQIQGFFEVPVDHLFASAIFLPYLESLKLDNLTIASPDMGGSKRANSYAKYLNAEVVICYKQRLKANVIEKMTVIGDVTDRDIVLVDDIIDTAGTLTKAADLMMEQGARSVRAVCTHPVLSGSAYERIENSALEELIVTDTIPLRQQSAKIRVVSVAPLFANVFKRVSKHKSISSHFIV, encoded by the coding sequence ATGGCTTCGAAAGTGAAGATTTTCTCTGGTAATGCTTCTAAAGTTTTAGGGGAAAGAATTGCGGACGAGTACGGTGTAGAACTGGGTAATATCGTCACCTCGGAATTCAGCGACGGCGAGTTCCAGCCAAGTTTTGAAGAGACGGTTCGTGGAGATAAAGTGTTCCTAGTGAACAGCACCAATCCACCTACCGAAAACTTGATGGAGTTGTTGCTGATGATCGACGCCGCAAAGCGTGCTTCTGCCAAGCAGATTATCGCGGTGATGCCTTACTTCGGTTGGGCGCGGCAAGATCGCAAGGATAAGCCTCGTGTACCCATCGGTGCCAAAATGGTGGCCAACTTGTTGACCGCCGCGGGAGCTACCCGCATTGTGACCATGGACCTGCACGCGGATCAAATCCAAGGGTTCTTTGAAGTACCAGTAGATCACCTCTTCGCGTCGGCTATTTTCTTGCCGTACTTGGAGAGTTTGAAATTGGATAACCTCACGATCGCCTCCCCTGATATGGGTGGGTCGAAGCGAGCAAACTCCTACGCCAAATACCTCAACGCTGAGGTGGTGATTTGCTATAAACAACGTCTGAAGGCCAATGTCATCGAAAAGATGACGGTCATTGGAGATGTGACGGATCGCGACATTGTTTTGGTGGATGACATTATTGACACCGCCGGAACACTGACCAAAGCGGCCGATTTGATGATGGAGCAAGGAGCACGCAGCGTGCGCGCAGTTTGTACCCATCCAGTGCTCTCAGGCAGTGCCTACGAGCGCATTGAGAATTCGGCTTTGGAAGAGTTGATCGTCACTGATACCATCCCGTTGCGTCAGCAATCGGCAAAGATCCGCGTGGTGAGTGTGGCGCCGCTCTTTGCTAATGTGTTCAAACGGGTCAGCAAGCATAAGTCAATTAGTTCGCACTTTATCGTATAA
- a CDS encoding 50S ribosomal protein L25/general stress protein Ctc translates to MEVVSISGKLREVVGKKDAKGLRREELVPCVVYGGEENIHFYTNTRSFKDLIFTADAHLVELDIDGKKVQAVLKATQYHPVTDELMHADFMQVFDDKEVIMQIPVHLQGSALGVRNGGKLRHAQRRLQVKALPKDLPSAIEIDITNMRIGHTKTVADIQEGKPFEILNASRSVVVAVLTARNAVDDDEEDEDEEGEGGEGEAAEAPAAEAAE, encoded by the coding sequence ATGGAAGTAGTATCGATCAGCGGAAAACTACGTGAGGTAGTTGGAAAGAAAGACGCCAAAGGATTGCGTCGTGAAGAGTTGGTTCCTTGCGTCGTTTATGGAGGAGAGGAAAACATCCACTTCTACACCAATACCCGCAGCTTTAAAGACCTCATCTTTACAGCAGACGCTCACTTGGTTGAGCTCGATATCGACGGAAAAAAAGTTCAAGCGGTTTTGAAGGCCACTCAGTACCACCCGGTAACTGATGAGTTGATGCACGCAGACTTCATGCAAGTCTTTGATGACAAAGAGGTCATCATGCAGATTCCTGTACACTTGCAAGGTAGCGCCCTTGGGGTACGTAACGGGGGTAAATTGCGTCATGCACAGCGCCGTTTGCAAGTGAAGGCTTTGCCTAAAGATCTTCCAAGCGCCATCGAAATCGACATTACCAACATGCGTATTGGCCACACCAAAACGGTTGCTGATATTCAAGAAGGTAAGCCTTTCGAAATTCTCAATGCATCACGCTCTGTAGTCGTAGCTGTCTTGACTGCTCGTAACGCAGTCGATGATGACGAAGAAGACGAAGACGAAGAAGGCGAAGGTGGTGAAGGCGAAGCAGCCGAAGCTCCTGCCGCTGAAGCAGCTGAATAA
- a CDS encoding aminoacyl-tRNA hydrolase, translated as MSVKKSLIVGLGNIGAEYANTRHNIGFQILDALAESSSISFSADRYGDRAEFKWKGRPFVLIKPNTYMNLSGKAVNYWMQKEKVPANQILVVTDDLALPFGKLRLKGKGSDGGHNGLKNIQQLLGHPNYARLRFGVGNDFAKGRQVDYVLGEWGAEEQPELGARIDLAIDMIKSFGTAGLQRTMNDFNNR; from the coding sequence ATAAGCGTGAAGAAGAGTCTCATTGTAGGCCTAGGAAATATTGGGGCGGAGTACGCGAATACCCGTCACAACATTGGATTTCAAATACTGGATGCACTCGCAGAGTCATCCAGTATTTCTTTTTCTGCCGACCGCTATGGGGATCGGGCCGAGTTCAAATGGAAGGGGCGTCCCTTCGTGCTCATCAAGCCGAATACCTATATGAACCTCAGCGGTAAGGCGGTCAACTACTGGATGCAAAAGGAGAAAGTGCCGGCGAACCAGATCTTGGTGGTCACGGACGATTTAGCCCTGCCTTTTGGTAAGCTTCGCCTCAAGGGGAAAGGAAGCGATGGAGGTCACAACGGGCTCAAGAACATCCAACAATTGCTGGGACACCCGAACTACGCGCGTCTGCGCTTCGGCGTGGGGAATGACTTCGCCAAAGGCCGTCAAGTAGACTATGTCTTGGGGGAATGGGGCGCAGAAGAGCAGCCCGAACTGGGCGCGCGCATCGACTTGGCAATCGACATGATTAAGTCCTTTGGAACGGCTGGGCTCCAGCGTACCATGAACGATTTCAATAACCGATAA
- the glmS gene encoding glutamine--fructose-6-phosphate transaminase (isomerizing), with amino-acid sequence MCGIVGYLGHREAYPIVINGLKRLEYRGYDSAGVALLQNADFNLFKKKGKVSDLEAEVGDHDTTSTMAIGHTRWATHGAPSDHNSHPHYSENEEMVLVHNGIIENFDTLKAELQKRGYSFKSETDTEVLVNLIDDAYRAAGVSFEEAVRTALQQVIGAYAIVVMSKNNQDTVICARKGSPLVIGVGEEEYFIASDATPFLEFTNNAVYLEEDEMAVLQVGQEMKISKIHSSESITPYVQELQLSLEMIEKGGFDHFMLKEIYEQPRSVRDTLRGRLLPEEGIINMSGIREYESKFLNAHRIIIIGCGTSWHAGLVAEYLFEDLARMPVEVEYASEFRYRNPVINENDVVIAISQSGETADTLAAIRLAKSRGATIFGVCNVVGSSIARETDAGAYTHAGPEIGVASTKAFTAQVTVLTLIAMELGRRRGVLSESRYRELVWELDRVPDYIEELLKEDAHIQHIAAQYKDANNALYLGRGYNFPVALEGALKLKEISYIHAEGYPAAEMKHGPIALIDRDMPVVFIAPRRGHYEKVLSNMQEVHARSGRILAIVNQKDGQVEELSEDVIVIPDTEEAFTPLLATVPLQLLSYHIAVMRGTNVDQPRNLAKSVTVE; translated from the coding sequence ATGTGTGGTATTGTCGGGTATTTGGGTCATAGAGAGGCCTATCCCATCGTCATCAACGGACTCAAGCGATTGGAGTATCGAGGATACGACAGCGCCGGCGTTGCTTTGTTGCAAAACGCCGACTTCAATCTCTTTAAAAAGAAAGGAAAGGTCAGTGACTTGGAAGCCGAAGTAGGCGACCACGACACCACCAGTACCATGGCCATTGGCCATACCCGTTGGGCAACGCACGGAGCGCCATCGGACCACAACTCGCATCCGCATTACAGCGAGAACGAAGAGATGGTCTTGGTCCACAACGGAATCATTGAGAATTTTGACACGCTTAAAGCGGAGCTCCAAAAGCGGGGATACAGCTTTAAGAGTGAAACGGATACAGAGGTATTGGTCAACTTGATTGACGATGCCTATCGCGCCGCAGGCGTAAGCTTTGAAGAAGCGGTGCGAACAGCACTTCAGCAGGTGATTGGAGCCTATGCCATTGTGGTCATGTCCAAGAACAACCAAGATACGGTCATCTGCGCGCGCAAGGGAAGTCCCTTGGTCATTGGTGTCGGGGAGGAGGAATACTTCATCGCCTCAGATGCCACGCCATTTTTGGAGTTCACGAACAACGCGGTTTACTTGGAGGAAGATGAAATGGCCGTGCTTCAGGTTGGTCAGGAAATGAAGATCTCGAAGATTCATTCCAGCGAGTCCATCACGCCGTACGTGCAAGAGCTTCAGCTCAGCTTGGAGATGATTGAGAAGGGTGGTTTTGACCACTTCATGCTCAAGGAGATTTACGAGCAGCCACGCAGTGTGCGCGATACCTTGAGAGGACGCCTACTGCCGGAAGAAGGCATCATCAACATGAGCGGTATTCGGGAGTATGAGAGCAAGTTCTTGAACGCCCACCGCATCATCATCATAGGTTGTGGAACCAGCTGGCACGCCGGACTGGTGGCCGAGTACCTCTTCGAAGATTTGGCGCGTATGCCGGTCGAAGTAGAGTACGCGAGTGAGTTCCGCTACCGCAACCCGGTCATCAACGAAAACGATGTGGTAATTGCCATATCACAGTCTGGTGAAACGGCCGATACCTTGGCGGCCATTCGATTAGCCAAGAGCCGAGGGGCCACTATTTTTGGGGTGTGCAACGTGGTGGGAAGTTCCATCGCTCGGGAGACCGATGCAGGAGCCTACACCCATGCCGGACCCGAGATCGGAGTGGCTTCGACCAAGGCCTTTACGGCTCAAGTGACCGTATTGACTTTGATTGCCATGGAATTGGGCCGTCGCCGAGGAGTGCTCTCTGAAAGCCGCTACCGCGAGCTGGTTTGGGAGCTTGACCGAGTGCCCGATTACATCGAAGAGCTCTTGAAGGAGGACGCGCACATTCAGCACATCGCGGCGCAATACAAAGACGCCAACAACGCCTTGTACCTGGGCCGAGGATACAACTTCCCCGTGGCCTTGGAAGGAGCGCTGAAGCTTAAAGAGATTAGCTACATCCACGCCGAAGGATATCCGGCCGCAGAGATGAAGCACGGACCCATTGCCTTGATCGACCGCGACATGCCGGTGGTTTTTATTGCTCCGCGCCGCGGACATTACGAAAAGGTACTGAGCAACATGCAGGAAGTACACGCGCGCTCCGGCCGCATTCTGGCCATTGTAAACCAGAAGGACGGTCAGGTGGAAGAGCTGAGCGAGGACGTGATTGTCATTCCGGACACGGAAGAGGCCTTCACTCCGCTTTTAGCCACGGTGCCTTTGCAGCTGCTGTCCTACCACATAGCCGTGATGCGCGGAACCAATGTGGATCAGCCGCGGAACCTAGCCAAGTCGGTTACGGTAGAATAA
- a CDS encoding DUF4270 domain-containing protein: MKHWIRLCSLALLVGLLSCEKDVSSIGVDIQPPEDRIDVLRMDTLTLTAFRLPDDSTGTATLFRSPLGRMMDPVFGFTQADFFTQIRLPSNNVLFEDNPVCDSVVLSVRFDSPGMYGPTDQPNMLGITIYEMTEAMEAVLDTFYYSNKTFEFDPTPLLDTLFVPSIEDTVSSGELGPDTMNLRMPASFGQRVLDGSADDLLNNENFSQYIKGLHFTTKVSSEMFYLDMPDPATRMTIYYHNDELDSLSYSLVFNSNAQRSNRFYHDYSATSLSLKPVDTTGYGEPEAYVQGLNGMRTAIRIPGLTALRDSNIIINQAIIEFPLVDGSNMVWEEVANMVLLKMNEEGQTSSLIDQSEGTEHYMGGFQSSENKYTFNIARHVHSVINDGEPNETLVLVVSGNAIRANRAVLKGSDPNLYGEDRMKLILTYTKP; the protein is encoded by the coding sequence ATGAAGCACTGGATTAGATTGTGCAGCCTCGCCTTGCTGGTGGGGCTTCTTTCTTGTGAGAAGGACGTTTCGAGTATTGGGGTGGACATCCAGCCCCCAGAGGATCGGATCGATGTTCTGCGCATGGATACCTTGACCTTGACGGCCTTCCGACTTCCAGATGATTCAACGGGAACGGCCACACTTTTCCGCTCGCCTTTGGGCCGGATGATGGATCCCGTCTTTGGGTTTACCCAAGCGGACTTCTTCACACAAATCCGCCTCCCGAGCAACAACGTGCTTTTCGAGGATAATCCGGTCTGTGATTCGGTAGTGTTATCGGTCCGCTTTGACAGCCCGGGGATGTACGGTCCAACGGATCAGCCGAATATGCTCGGCATCACCATCTACGAGATGACCGAGGCGATGGAAGCCGTATTGGACACCTTCTACTATTCCAATAAGACCTTTGAATTTGATCCAACGCCGCTTTTGGACACCTTGTTTGTGCCTTCCATTGAAGACACCGTGAGTTCAGGAGAATTGGGTCCCGACACTATGAATTTGAGAATGCCGGCATCCTTTGGTCAGCGCGTCTTGGATGGATCGGCGGATGATTTGCTGAACAACGAGAACTTCAGTCAGTACATCAAAGGACTGCACTTCACCACCAAGGTATCGAGCGAGATGTTCTATTTGGACATGCCGGACCCGGCTACGCGCATGACCATCTACTACCACAATGATGAGTTGGACAGCTTGAGTTACAGCTTGGTCTTTAACAGCAACGCTCAACGATCGAACCGATTCTACCACGACTACAGTGCCACATCGCTCAGCTTAAAACCGGTAGACACCACGGGCTATGGAGAGCCGGAAGCCTATGTACAAGGTTTGAATGGAATGCGCACGGCTATTCGGATTCCAGGATTAACCGCTTTGCGGGACAGCAACATCATCATCAATCAAGCAATCATTGAATTTCCGCTGGTCGATGGGTCCAACATGGTTTGGGAAGAAGTGGCCAATATGGTGCTCCTAAAGATGAACGAAGAAGGACAAACGAGCTCCTTGATTGACCAGTCTGAAGGCACCGAACATTATATGGGAGGATTTCAATCTTCCGAGAATAAATATACCTTTAACATCGCTCGGCACGTCCACTCGGTGATCAACGACGGGGAACCCAACGAAACCCTGGTCTTGGTCGTGTCTGGAAATGCCATTCGAGCGAACCGCGCTGTGTTGAAAGGCTCCGACCCGAACCTATACGGGGAAGACCGCATGAAATTGATTTTGACATACACTAAACCGTAG
- a CDS encoding glycogen/starch synthase, with amino-acid sequence MEKKRILYVSQEITPYLPESPISKLSQDLPTLMNEAGHEVRIFMPRFGCINERRHQLHEVIRLSGMNLIVNDMDQPLIIKVASIPTSRIQVYFIDNEEYFKRKATLTDDKGDLFADNDERSLFFCRGVLETVKKLGWKPDVIHAHGWMTSMLPIYLKKNFADDPIFEDSKLVYSLYNNEFSGSLSEDMAKKIKLNEGEKCVETISTPDFMNLNKIAIEHSDAVTVGTEGVSEDLKAHATDRGLPLLDVVSDEERSQAYQEFYQEILVEESVA; translated from the coding sequence ATGGAAAAGAAGAGAATCCTCTACGTTTCGCAAGAAATAACCCCCTACCTACCTGAATCACCGATATCTAAACTCTCCCAAGACCTACCAACCTTAATGAACGAAGCCGGCCACGAAGTGCGCATTTTTATGCCGCGTTTTGGCTGCATCAATGAGCGTCGTCACCAATTGCACGAAGTCATTCGTCTTTCTGGAATGAACCTCATTGTCAACGATATGGACCAGCCTTTGATCATCAAAGTGGCCAGCATTCCTACTTCTCGCATCCAGGTGTACTTCATCGATAACGAAGAGTACTTTAAGCGCAAAGCGACCTTGACCGATGATAAGGGAGACCTATTCGCGGACAACGACGAACGCAGCTTGTTCTTCTGTCGCGGAGTACTGGAAACGGTTAAGAAATTGGGCTGGAAACCGGATGTTATCCACGCTCACGGCTGGATGACTTCCATGTTGCCGATTTACCTGAAAAAGAACTTTGCGGACGATCCGATTTTTGAGGACAGCAAGTTGGTGTACTCCTTGTACAACAATGAGTTCAGTGGAAGCCTCAGTGAGGATATGGCTAAGAAAATCAAGTTGAACGAAGGAGAGAAATGTGTGGAGACCATTTCTACACCGGACTTCATGAACTTGAACAAGATTGCCATTGAGCACAGTGACGCTGTGACCGTTGGAACCGAAGGCGTATCTGAGGACCTGAAGGCACACGCTACAGACCGCGGATTGCCGTTGTTGGACGTAGTGAGTGACGAAGAGCGCTCTCAAGCGTACCAAGAGTTCTACCAAGAAATCCTGGTAGAAGAATCTGTAGCCTAA
- a CDS encoding pantoate--beta-alanine ligase, whose translation MDSYRHVADLRRRLDDALAGGCRIGFVPTMGALHSGHLNLIERSVAENSFTVVSIYVNPTQFNNPNDLSTYPRQPQKDLELLRSAGCDAVFFPSDEEMYPKGVQAHHYDLGHLDSVIEGEHRPGHFQGVATVVDHLFRLVQPHVAYFGEKDFQQVAVIRRMVEVTGHSVEVVACPTVRESDGLALSSRNLRLSPEQRRTATILSKALFYLRDQGIHDSLPNALLEARAQLAQEPSIELEYLEIVNPETFERLIEWPAQTEVRACISAHLGDVRLIDNVGIIA comes from the coding sequence ATGGATTCTTACCGCCATGTAGCCGACCTTCGGCGGAGATTGGATGACGCCCTCGCGGGCGGATGTCGGATCGGATTTGTACCGACCATGGGAGCCCTTCATTCGGGTCACTTGAACCTCATTGAGCGCTCTGTAGCCGAGAACTCTTTCACGGTGGTGTCCATCTACGTGAATCCTACCCAGTTCAACAATCCTAACGATCTAAGCACCTACCCCAGACAGCCTCAAAAGGACTTGGAACTCCTTCGCAGCGCGGGTTGTGATGCGGTCTTTTTCCCGTCGGATGAAGAGATGTACCCAAAAGGTGTTCAGGCCCATCACTACGACCTGGGTCATCTGGACTCGGTTATTGAAGGCGAACACCGTCCTGGTCATTTTCAAGGAGTCGCCACGGTGGTCGATCACCTCTTCCGACTGGTTCAGCCGCATGTCGCCTACTTTGGCGAAAAGGACTTCCAGCAGGTAGCCGTCATTCGGCGCATGGTTGAAGTAACTGGACACTCCGTAGAGGTTGTGGCCTGCCCAACGGTGCGTGAGTCCGATGGACTGGCCCTGAGCTCCAGGAATTTGCGTCTGTCTCCCGAACAACGACGCACCGCTACCATCCTCTCTAAAGCCCTTTTTTACCTCAGAGATCAAGGCATTCACGACTCCCTTCCCAATGCCTTACTCGAAGCTCGCGCCCAATTGGCCCAAGAGCCATCCATAGAACTTGAGTACCTGGAAATTGTGAACCCTGAGACCTTCGAACGGTTAATTGAATGGCCAGCGCAAACCGAGGTACGGGCCTGCATTTCAGCACACTTAGGCGATGTCCGCTTAATTGACAATGTTGGCATTATTGCGTAA
- a CDS encoding aspartate 1-decarboxylase yields the protein MLIEVCKSKIHRVKITDADLHYIGSITIDEDLMDAANLIEGEKVQIVNINNGERLETYVIKGKRGSGEVCMNGPAARRVQAGDIVIIIGYAQMDFEEAKTFKPAIVFPNEETNRLN from the coding sequence ATGCTCATCGAAGTCTGTAAATCCAAGATCCACCGGGTCAAAATCACCGACGCTGATCTGCACTACATCGGCAGCATCACCATCGACGAAGACCTCATGGATGCCGCGAACTTGATCGAGGGGGAAAAGGTGCAAATCGTCAACATCAACAATGGCGAGCGCTTGGAAACCTACGTGATCAAAGGAAAGCGAGGATCAGGAGAGGTTTGTATGAATGGGCCTGCGGCCCGACGCGTGCAAGCCGGTGACATCGTCATCATCATCGGATATGCCCAAATGGACTTCGAAGAGGCCAAAACCTTTAAGCCCGCTATTGTCTTCCCGAACGAGGAAACCAATCGTCTCAACTAA
- a CDS encoding flippase-like domain-containing protein, with protein sequence MNKRFSKILRTILILVITGVLIFFAFQGIELDELIQDLSEANYWWVLWTVLLGWFAYVARGLRWLILIDAMGYKANTWRSIHAVSIGYFTNLLVPRAGEIARCTSLSQTDDIPVDKLFGTVIVERVIDFIILGLFILTALIVQFDNIMGFFTAVGEARSTGSSGGGISTLLLYLAGIGVLVLVLFWVFRKRLMATVLFEKVRGFILGVFDGMKTVYKMKRKGAFIGYTLIIWFTYFGMIYYNFFSLPNFDVLGIGDGITMTVIGGLGMVVPSQGGIGSYHLAVSYGMTVLGSSYGLEDILNKQSGLTYATLVHTSQTLMSLVAGSIALFALYLARTRKNRSSE encoded by the coding sequence GTGAATAAGCGGTTCAGCAAGATTTTACGCACCATCTTGATCCTGGTCATTACCGGGGTCCTTATTTTCTTTGCCTTTCAGGGCATCGAGCTTGACGAACTCATTCAAGATCTCAGCGAAGCCAACTACTGGTGGGTTCTTTGGACCGTCCTTTTGGGTTGGTTTGCCTATGTGGCACGGGGCCTTCGTTGGCTCATCCTCATCGACGCGATGGGATACAAAGCCAACACCTGGCGCAGCATTCACGCCGTCAGTATTGGCTACTTCACCAATCTTTTGGTGCCCAGAGCAGGTGAAATTGCCCGTTGCACCTCTTTGAGTCAAACTGACGACATCCCCGTGGATAAGCTCTTTGGGACGGTGATCGTTGAACGGGTGATCGACTTCATTATTCTCGGTCTCTTCATCCTCACCGCCCTCATTGTTCAATTCGACAACATTATGGGGTTCTTTACAGCCGTTGGTGAGGCGCGTTCAACAGGTAGTAGCGGAGGAGGAATTTCTACACTCCTTCTGTACCTCGCCGGGATAGGAGTTCTAGTACTTGTCCTGTTCTGGGTGTTCCGAAAGCGATTGATGGCTACCGTTCTTTTCGAAAAGGTAAGAGGGTTTATACTCGGTGTATTTGACGGAATGAAAACCGTGTATAAAATGAAGCGCAAAGGCGCATTTATTGGGTACACCTTGATCATCTGGTTCACGTATTTCGGGATGATCTACTACAATTTCTTTTCCCTTCCCAACTTCGACGTCCTCGGCATAGGAGACGGAATAACCATGACCGTCATTGGCGGACTAGGGATGGTGGTACCGTCACAGGGAGGTATTGGGAGCTATCACCTTGCTGTCTCCTACGGGATGACTGTTCTTGGATCTTCCTATGGGCTTGAGGACATCCTCAATAAACAAAGTGGATTGACCTACGCTACCCTCGTCCATACGAGCCAAACGCTCATGTCTTTGGTGGCCGGTTCCATTGCCCTTTTTGCCCTATATTTAGCTCGTACCAGAAAGAATCGGTCTAGCGAATAA
- the rfaE2 gene encoding D-glycero-beta-D-manno-heptose 1-phosphate adenylyltransferase, translating to MGHLDYVQAKIHTFQSFPQQRHLWSFMAEKVVFTNGCFDLLHSGHLTYLAKARDLGQHLVVGLNSDDSVKRLKGESRPVKGLEDRALALASLSFVDAVISFEEDTPAKLIELVRPDVLVKGGDYAIEEIVGHELVQGYGGLVTTIDLVPGKSTTGLIERMNEHG from the coding sequence ATGGGGCATCTCGACTACGTCCAAGCCAAAATTCACACCTTTCAATCTTTCCCACAGCAGCGCCACTTATGGAGCTTCATGGCGGAAAAGGTGGTCTTCACCAATGGGTGTTTTGACCTCCTCCACTCTGGCCACTTGACCTATTTAGCCAAGGCCCGAGACTTGGGACAGCATTTGGTGGTAGGCTTGAACTCCGACGACTCCGTGAAGCGTCTGAAAGGGGAAAGCAGACCGGTCAAAGGCCTTGAGGACCGCGCCCTGGCCTTGGCATCCCTTAGCTTTGTCGACGCTGTTATTTCCTTTGAGGAAGACACTCCCGCAAAGCTCATTGAGCTGGTCCGCCCCGATGTACTCGTCAAAGGCGGTGACTACGCTATCGAAGAAATCGTTGGCCATGAATTGGTACAGGGTTATGGCGGATTGGTGACCACCATAGATCTTGTTCCCGGGAAAAGCACCACGGGTTTGATTGAGCGAATGAACGAGCATGGCTAA
- the radA gene encoding DNA repair protein RadA has protein sequence MAKTKTTYFCQNCGTEYAKWMGQCTSCGEWNTIVEELVRKGKDKAGWQSNGSSKAPTKPKPIQEIDLGAEQRINTAGNELNRVLGGGLVPGSVVLLGGEPGIGKSTLMLQIALRMKRTKILYVSGEESEKQIRMRAERIGVTNEECYLLPETNAQHIFALADEVAPQMLVIDSIQTLHSDTVESAPGSVSQIRQCTAELIRYAKDSGVPVFVIGHITKEGNLAGPKVLEHMVDVVLQFEGDRNYNYRLLRAHKNRFGSTQELGIYEMHGGGLREVANPSELLISEKEGPTSGTAVAATLEGMRPMMIEIQALVSSAVYGNPQRSATGYDLRRLNMLLAVLEKRCGFQLGQKDVFLNITGGIKVADPAIDLAVMVAVLSSNVDLALTEKVCFAAEVGLTGEIRPVQRIEQRIKEAEKLGFDAIYISKFNKVKADDFSIRVVQESKIERIFQHLFAG, from the coding sequence ATGGCTAAGACCAAAACCACCTATTTCTGCCAGAATTGTGGGACCGAATACGCCAAATGGATGGGTCAATGTACCTCCTGTGGCGAATGGAATACCATCGTCGAGGAACTCGTGCGCAAAGGAAAGGATAAGGCGGGTTGGCAATCCAATGGATCGTCAAAAGCTCCGACCAAACCCAAACCCATTCAAGAAATCGATCTCGGTGCAGAGCAGCGCATCAACACCGCGGGTAACGAGCTCAATCGGGTACTAGGAGGCGGTTTAGTTCCGGGCTCCGTAGTGCTCTTGGGCGGCGAGCCCGGCATCGGGAAATCGACCTTGATGCTTCAGATCGCTCTGCGGATGAAGCGAACCAAGATTTTATACGTCAGCGGAGAGGAAAGCGAAAAACAAATACGAATGCGGGCGGAGCGCATTGGGGTAACCAATGAAGAATGCTACTTGCTTCCCGAGACCAACGCACAGCACATTTTTGCCCTGGCTGACGAGGTTGCTCCTCAAATGCTCGTTATCGACTCCATCCAAACCTTGCACAGTGATACCGTTGAGTCGGCACCGGGAAGCGTATCCCAAATTCGTCAATGTACCGCGGAGTTGATCCGCTATGCCAAGGACTCAGGAGTCCCTGTTTTCGTCATTGGTCACATCACCAAAGAAGGCAACCTAGCCGGCCCCAAAGTATTGGAGCACATGGTGGATGTTGTCCTTCAATTTGAAGGGGACCGCAACTACAACTACCGACTGCTCCGCGCCCACAAAAATCGATTTGGAAGCACCCAAGAACTCGGTATTTACGAAATGCACGGCGGTGGACTTCGCGAAGTCGCCAACCCTTCCGAACTCTTGATTTCGGAAAAAGAGGGCCCCACCAGCGGCACGGCTGTGGCTGCTACATTGGAAGGCATGCGCCCTATGATGATCGAAATTCAGGCGCTTGTCAGCTCTGCGGTGTACGGAAACCCACAACGCTCTGCCACGGGCTATGACCTTCGACGATTAAATATGTTACTCGCTGTTCTCGAAAAACGTTGTGGTTTTCAGCTGGGCCAGAAGGATGTCTTTCTAAACATTACGGGAGGCATTAAAGTCGCCGATCCGGCCATTGATCTGGCAGTAATGGTAGCGGTTTTGAGCTCCAATGTGGATTTGGCTTTAACGGAGAAGGTCTGTTTTGCAGCCGAAGTTGGGCTCACCGGAGAAATCCGGCCGGTTCAGCGCATTGAACAACGAATTAAGGAGGCCGAAAAGCTGGGCTTTGACGCGATCTACATCAGCAAATTCAACAAGGTGAAGGCCGATGATTTTAGCATCCGCGTAGTTCAAGAATCCAAGATCGAACGTATCTTCCAGCATCTCTTTGCCGGATGA